The Pyricularia oryzae 70-15 chromosome 5, whole genome shotgun sequence genome includes a region encoding these proteins:
- a CDS encoding mitochondrial import inner membrane translocase subunit tim-16, translated as MAHRIITQAIITGGRVFGRAFGEAYRHAQQSSAYQRAQAKAGGSAGGMGGAGSMTTQEACQILNVKEPSPTAESLEEVHSRFKRLFDANDPEKGGSFYLQSKILRARERLEADLRPKMEQAELDAEVQAGWKPNLYKEKPKEPPKL; from the exons ATG GCTCACCGGATAATAACACAAGCCATCATCACCGGCGGCCGCGTGTTCGGCCGGGCCTTTGGCGAAGCCTACCGACACGCGCAGCAGTCCTCTGCGTACCAGCGCGCgcaggccaaggccggcggcAGCGCGGGCGGCATGGGCGGCGCGGGCAGCATGACGACGCAGGAGGCGTGCCAGATCCTCAACGTCAAGGAGCCGAGCCCGACGGCCGAGTCGCTCGAGGAGGTGCACTCGCGCTTCAAGAGGCTGTTTGACGCCAACGACCCGGAGAAGGGCGGGTCCTTTTACCTGCAGAGCAAGATCCTGAGGGCGAGGGAGAGGCTCGAGGCGGACCTCCGGCCCAAGATGGAGCAGGCCGAGCTGGATGCCGAGGTGCAGGCCGGGTGGAAGCCGAATCTATACAAGGAAAAGCCCAAGGAGCCGCCGAAGCTGTAA
- a CDS encoding RNA polymerase II transcription factor B subunit 2, whose product MSQQPVITLSDHLEKQNGATFKKLYQQPATAFAIFRRMLPPLAKTFVMSLLYMPQPLPLTALDSWVKPEAKKNKDQALSILRSMHITTITPVTKEKPVQEMSLTPNFKKSLRLALEGGGSHNSFGVPSSLPIPPQVDVAFLDKWARSRWDAILHYVVNSVEETDSMEPSKKYNFGGSKLQDTVKTLLVQGGLVQRRSSERISITKTGFTFLLQEANAQVWTLLLQWLHSVNEDNTNRAVDMLSFLFMLGTLELGQAYDTGALSEERRNMLPDLNDFGLVYIPPSNPDQYFPTRLATTLTSGSSALRSVSSGVAAATAEAGENNTKGAIILETNFRIYAYTSTPLQIAILALFANLKMRFAGMVTGQLSRHSIKRAISHGITADQIIEYLASHAHEQMHRIAAIRNKPVLPPTVVDQIRLWQLETERMQVQRGYLFKDFESQAEFKAIADYADEVGVLIWRSDARQLFFASKTAEIANFIKSEKHRKKLAA is encoded by the coding sequence ATGTCTCAGCAACCGGTCATTACGTTGTCCGATCACCTCGAAAAGCAGAATGGCGCTACGTTTAAGAAGCTATACCAGCAGCCGGCTACGGCTTTCGCCATCTTCCGCCGAATGCTACCACCATTAGCCAAAACATTTGTCATGTCGCTTCTATATATGCCGCAGCCGCTACCGCTTACTGCTCTGGATTCTTGGGTGAAGCCCGAAGcgaagaagaacaaggacCAGGCGCTTTCCATCCTACGCTCTATGCACATTACTACCATCACGCCGGTTACCAAAGAGAAGCCGGTACAGGAAATGTCGTTGACGCCAAACTTCAAAAAGTCCCTACGGTTGGCCCTTGAGGGCGGAGGCTCTCACAACTCTTTCGGCGTCCCATCAAGTCTTCCGATACCACCACAAGTCGATGTTGCATTTTTGGATAAGTGGGCACGGTCAAGATGGGATGCCATTTTACATTATGTGGTCAACAGCGTGGAAGAGACGGATTCAATGGAACCAAGTAAGAAGTACAACTTTGGGGGCTCTAAACTTCAGGATACGGTCAAAACTCTGCTGGTGCAGGGTGGCCTTGTCCAGCGCCGAAGTTCGGAGAGGATCAGTATTACAAAAACAGGTTTTACATTCCTCCTACAAGAGGCAAACGCCCAAGTATGGACTTTGCTCTTGCAGTGGCTACACAGCGTCAACGAGGACAACACTAACAGGGCAGTCGACATGTTGAGCTTCCTGTTTATGCTTGGTACTCTTGAGCTTGGTCAAGCCTACGATACAGGGGCACTCTCGGAAGAACGCCGCAATATGCTGCCTGATTTGAACGACTTTGGTCTGGTATATATCCCGCCCAGCAACCCAGATCAATACTTTCCTACTCGTCTCGCCACAACCCTTACAAGCGGATCTTCGGCACTAAGGAGTGTCAGCTCCGGCGTTGCGGCCGCCACCGCTGAGGCGGGCGAGAACAATACCAAGGGGGCCATTATTCTCGAGACCAATTTCCGCATCTATGCATACACAAGCACACCACTACAGATAGCAATCCTAGCACTTTTTGCCAACCTCAAGATGCGCTTCGCAGGCATGGTTACTGGACAGCTGAGTCGGCACTCGATCAAGCGTGCAATCTCCCACGGTATCACAGCCGACCAAATCATCGAATACCTGGCATCACATGCGCACGAGCAAATGCACCGTATTGCGGCGATTCGCAACAAGCCAGTCCTTCCACCAACCGTCGTGGATCAGATCCGTTTGTGGCAGCTCGAGACGGAGCGCATGCAGGTCCAGAGAGGCTACTTGTTCAAGGATTTTGAGAGCCAGGCCGAGTTCAAGGCCATCGCAGATTACGCGGATGAAGTAGGTGTTTTGATATGGCGCAGTGACGCCCGGCAGCTATTCTTTGCTAGCAAAACGGCAGAGATTGCCAACTTTATCAAGTCGGAGAAGCACCGTAAGAAGCTTGCTGCCTAG